GGAAACAGCAATTGCTGCGAGTTGGGCACAGCCTCGTTCATCACGTCGATCGCGCGTTCGTACAGCACCCGCTCGTGCGCCACGTGCTGATCGATAATCATCAGGCCGGTTTTGATCTGGCAGATAATGTACTTGTTATGCAGCTGCCAGATTTTCGGTTCCTTGTCCGGCGCGACAGGATTCTGCTCGTCAGCGGCGGACGGCTGATCTGCAGACGGCGTCAGAAGCGACTCCTGCACCATCGAAGGGTATGGTTCTCCGGAACCGGAGCCGAAAGACGATTCAACCGGGTCAATCGATGGCGGCGGCACGGACGCGCCGGAGAGATCGAACGCACCCTGCCGGTAGTTCCGGTACAGATCACCCGTGGTCGAGGATTTGCCGGAAAAGTCCGAATAGGCCAGTTTACGAGAGCTGCTTTCCGGCAACCCGATGCCATGTGAGCCGACCGGTGCCGGCGAAGGCGCTACGGTCGCCTCAGGAGAAAAATCAGCCGTCCGGACGGCGCGCTTGACGACCGGATAGACCATGCTCCGGATGCTTTTTTCATCCTCGAATTTTACTTCCAGCTTGGCCGGGTGCACGTTCACATCGACCAGCGAAGGGTCAAGGCCGAGAAAGAGCAATGCAAACGGAGACTGCCGCTCCTCAAGCAGCTCGGCGTAGGCCTGCTGCACCGCCTGCACCAGCATCCGGTTCTGGATCAGACGCCGGTTGATGTAGAAATACTGGTCATATTTCTGGCGCACCATCATGCCGGGCTTGCCGAGATAGCCGCCGATGGTCATGTAATCGTTCTCCTCGGTCACCTCGATCAGGCTTTCGCCGAATCCCTCGCCGTAAAAGTGGCTCAGGCGCTCACGAACGTCCGGCGTGCGAAAATAGAACAGCTCGTGATCGTCGTTGATCAGGCGCCACTCGATTTCCGGGTAGGCCAGCACGAACGCCTTGACGGTTTCGTGAATGTGCTTGAACTCGGTAGCGTTGGATTTGAGGAACTTGCGGCGGGCCGGAACGTTGAAAAAGAGGTTGCGCACCGAAATCGACGTACCGGGCTCGCACTGCGCAGGCTGAGGGCCTTCGATCTCACCGCCGTTGCTGATGAGCTGGATGCCGACCGGCTCGCTCTGGCGACGGGTCTTCAGCTCGAAGTGCGAGACCGACGAAATGCTTGCCAGCGCCTCCCCGCGAAAGCCGAGCGTCCGGAGTGCATTGAGATCATCCACGTCGGAAATCTTGCTGGTGGCGAACCGTTCCACGCTGAGCAGGGCGTCATCGCTGTCCATGCCGCAGCCGTTATCGATGATCCGGACGAGTTGCCGGCCGGCCTCCTTGATGACGACGGTGATGGCCGAAGCTCCGGAATCGATTGAATTTTCGAGAAGCTCCTTGACCACCGAGGCCGGACGCTGCACCACTTCGCCAGCCGAAATTTTATTGGCAACGATATCAGGAAGTTTTGCAATGGAAGGCATAAAACACAAACGCAGTTTTCATTGGGTAGTCATCTCTTCTTCGCGCCCCTGTTCCGGAGCAGACAACCTAACACTTGCGGAACACCAGCGAAAAAATATACA
This portion of the Chlorobaculum parvum NCIB 8327 genome encodes:
- the mutL gene encoding DNA mismatch repair endonuclease MutL, with the translated sequence MPSIAKLPDIVANKISAGEVVQRPASVVKELLENSIDSGASAITVVIKEAGRQLVRIIDNGCGMDSDDALLSVERFATSKISDVDDLNALRTLGFRGEALASISSVSHFELKTRRQSEPVGIQLISNGGEIEGPQPAQCEPGTSISVRNLFFNVPARRKFLKSNATEFKHIHETVKAFVLAYPEIEWRLINDDHELFYFRTPDVRERLSHFYGEGFGESLIEVTEENDYMTIGGYLGKPGMMVRQKYDQYFYINRRLIQNRMLVQAVQQAYAELLEERQSPFALLFLGLDPSLVDVNVHPAKLEVKFEDEKSIRSMVYPVVKRAVRTADFSPEATVAPSPAPVGSHGIGLPESSSRKLAYSDFSGKSSTTGDLYRNYRQGAFDLSGASVPPPSIDPVESSFGSGSGEPYPSMVQESLLTPSADQPSAADEQNPVAPDKEPKIWQLHNKYIICQIKTGLMIIDQHVAHERVLYERAIDVMNEAVPNSQQLLFPQKIDLKPWQYEVYEEISEELYRLGFTIRPFGGLSVMIEGVPPDVRDGNEATILQDMIAEYQENASKLKLEKRDNLAKSYSCRNAIMTGQKLDVEQMRMLIDRLFATRMPYVCPHGRPVIIRLSLGELDRMFGRT